DNA sequence from the Lysinibacillus sp. OF-1 genome:
CAATCAAATGCGTAATGCCGTTCGATGTTCCATTATTTTCAGAGCCTTGCACCATTTGGACAGCAATGTGTTGTGAATCATCTGTATAAATGGGCGAATCAGATTTTATAGGAAAGCTTCTCCCCGCTAAGCCAAAAACAATCATGACTAGATTGCTAACCACTATAAATACAACTAGTAAAATGCTAGAAATAACAAGGCTTTTACGTTTAATGACGATAAACAATAACAGTAAAAATCCTAATCCTAACACGATACATAAAAAAATATCATGCATCAGCCAGCCATTCAAACGCCATGAATACGTATATCGTTGAAGAAATTGTTCCACCTCTCTACCTCCTCTAACAGCGATTAACTAAAATCTGAATAGAGCACATAACGGTCACATTCCAAGCACTGAAATAAATAGCCTTGATGATGACCATTGTTCATTAACGATGCTGAAAGTTCATCTTTCGGAAAGCCTGTATAATTATCAAATTGATCCTCGATACCTAGCTCCACTATATCACTCCAGCCAACATAGCCGATAAACGCACAATAGTCCGAACAATGAGCTACCCAATTATTGCCCTGCCAGCTTACGTAGCCGGGCGTTCGATAGAGAATTTCTTGTACAAAGGCAGGGTTAGTAACCTGTTCATCATCCATTAAATCTTGCTGGAAAGAGCCATCATATTTTTGGGCAGCCTCTCCACTGTGGATGCAAGAAGGACAAAGATAATCTACATCCTCAATAGCGTAAATACCTCCTGTGTAATAGACATCCACTTGCTGTTGACAGCAGTCACAGACAACGATTTCACCTGTTTCAAAAATTTTCGCCTCTAGCGGTTTAGGAACATATTTAAAGGTTGGAATGATTGTTTGAGTTGGCTGTTGGTCCCTTATTTTTCGTGGTAGCAGAGGATTCACCAAATTTGGTTGATTTATGTAGGTTTGCAGAACACCATATTTTTTTCGATCTTTTTTATCAGCTTTATTCATAATGGTCGTAAAAAGCCGATAAGCCTCTAGGTACATCCTAAGCAAGCAATAGACTTCTACTAGTAGCCTTAACGTTTCTTCCGTTTGCTGCTCCTGCTTTAATCGCTCTTTGAAAACATGCATCTGATTAATCGTTATCGGATCTGAAGGATGAAATTTTTGTCTTAGCTCATGCCATTCCTCAGCAATTGTCATAAAAAATAGACCTCCTTCTCACTCGTCATTTTATTTCACAAAAGAGTAATCTTTTATCATTTGGCAAATTTCCACCTTATAGTTCGCGTACCATTTATCTTGTCCCAATTGCTGTGCGGTTAAATGTTTGGCATTATCTTTCCATGCTTGAATAGCCTCTAGCGATTCCCAATAGGACACCGTAATGCCTTTTCCTTCCTCGTTCCTGACACTTTCAACACGCAGAAAACCAGGCTGTTGCTGTGCTAGGGCATCGATGAGGTCAGCCATTTTGCCATAGCCCTCCCCATCCTGTTTAGTTCTTTGAGATGTAAAAATCACTGCATAATAGGTTTCCATTTATTTCTCCTCCTCTATTACTTTTATTGTAAACGATAATGAAATTAACTAAAATCAAAATATAGAAAACTGAAAGGATTGTGACATATGGGAATTAATCCAAACATGGCGGAGGTAGCGGCACTTCTTGGCGAAAGGTCAAGAGCAACCATTCTTGCTAGCATGATGGACGGGCGTTTTCATACAGCTAGTGAACTGGCGTATATGGCTGCCATTAAACCACAAACTGCTAGCTTTCATCTTGCTAAATTAGTAGAAGGAAAGCTGATTAAAGTTGAAAAACAAGGGCGGCACCGTTATTTTCAATTAGCTGGTGAGGACATTGCTCAATTTCTTGAGTCTTTTCTCGTCATCTCACCGCCACCTGAAGTACGTTCTTTAAAACAATCTAGCCAAATGAAATTATTGCAGGATGCTAGAACTTGCTATGACCATCTAGCTGGTAAATTAGGTGTCCAATTAACAGAGTCAATGGTGGATGCAGGCTATCTAAAATTAGAGGACAAACAATTTATCCTGACAGATGAAGGCACTTTATTTTTTACTACATTCGGGATGGATCTAGCTGCTTTAAAAAGAAAACGACGCTCCTTTTCACCTGCTTGTTTAGATTGGAGTGAACGACGTTACCATTTAGCAGGTGCACTAGGCAATGGTCTATTAAACCAATTATTAAACCTCGGCTGGCTTACACGTGTACCATCTATTCGCGCCATTAAAGTGACTGAGAAAGGTAAAAGAGGTTTTAAAGAGGTATTTCATTTAGACAGCTAGAAGAATAGAGGGCTTTTGGATTGCCCCACTAGCCCTTTATTCTACTAAAAGTACGATTTACTAAATAAATCCCACTAATGATAAATAACCCACCAACCACTAACGATTCATGTAACGTTTCGTCTAATACTACCCATCCTGTTAGCACCCCAAAAAAAGGTGCTAAAAATAAATAGGCACTTGTTTTTCCTGGATCACTATTTTGAAGAAGATAGTACCAGCCTGCAAATTGAATGATGGAAGAAAAAATACTAAGCCATAACAAAATCAATAATGACTGTGGATTGACAATAAAGTATGGTTGCTCTAACACGACACTTCCTAGCAAAAGGAGTAAGCCCCCAAACAGCATTTGATAGGCTGATAAAACCCATGTATCAAAGAACATTCCCCATGTTTTCACTAAAAGTGTTGCAATCGCCCAAAATACAGCGGATAAAAGTCCAAATAGAAGACCTATTTTCAATTCAACTTGTGCCCCCATTGTAATGATCACTCCGATTAAGCCAAGCACAACCCCGATCCACTGATAGAAACGATAGCGTACTTTGGTAAAAATGGTGGCAAATATGACAACGAGTAAAGGGTTTGTAAATGTTAAAATAGATGATTCACTTGCTGTAATGGTGCGTAGACTTAAAAAAATACACCCCATTACACCAGCCGTTTGAAATGCTCCGATGATGCATAGCTTGAGCCATTCTCTCTTTGAGGTCGGATGAGGTCTTTTGAAAATCATGACAACAATGACCATTAGAATCCCTGCCAGCATAAATCGAAGGGCAGCCAATAATAATGGTGATGAATACGGTAATCCTAATTTTACGATAGCAAACGATGAACCCATTAAAAAGGTTGTTACTACTAGTAAAGCAATAAATTGATAGTTTTTCATACAAGATACTCCTAACCTGTTTCATTAATCACTACTATCTGATTATAAACAGGAAGCTATTCAACGCTTATCGAAGTATGGATTACATCCATGTAAAAGAATGGGACAATTAGATTGCTACTTAAAGCGACTTCATTGGGGGAGGTATTTTATTTTCATGAATTTCAATAAAAAATCTTACCTCTAACAACAAAGAGGTAAGATGCTATAACTATCAGTTATCCATAAATTCTTTTAGGTTTTCAACAATTTCTTGTGATCTTGTATGGTGTAAGTAATGGTCACCGTCCAATGTGATTACTTTTCCATGAACTGAATTTTTGACTTGCTCTTCATGCAATGGTATCCAATTTTTTTCAATGCCTTCACTTTTCGCCTGAACAAATAACAAAAGAGGTAAATCTTTAGGGAAAGTTACGTTTTTGGCTGCTGTAAAATTCATTTCTATATTTGTTAATTCATTGGAAGTGCTCGTATTATAAAAGTTTTTGTTTGTAATCATCCGTATTTGTTCTTTTGTGTCATCATCATACGATAGGCCAGCATATGGATCATCTGAAAATTTTATAAGAACTCTAGCGATCCCGGTTTTTTTGAGAAGTTGTAACGACTTAATTGGGAATTTCGTATCCATACCGTCTTGAGTAGGCACACTGCTATCAATCCCGACAAATGCAGTCACCTCATTCGGATATTGATTGACATAATCGAGTCCATAAATACCTGCTATAGAGTGTCCCATGAGCATATAGCGGTCAATTTTCAACGCCTGTAAAGCTTCATGAATCTCACTCACTATGTTGTCGGTGCTTCGTTCTTTATCGGTATCATCACTTAAACCATAGCCAAAAGGCTCTATTGAAACGACTCTGTAATGAGGAGTCAGTTCTTCGATAAGTGGCTTAAAATCAAGTGTTGGTGCTGCTGTTCCGAAGCCTGGTAGTAGGACGATTGTTTCTGCCCCCTTCCCTTGGATGGTAACATTCATTTTTCCCTCATTCACAGTAATGAGCTGACCATAGTGTTCTATTTTCCCTTGCTCTATTTTGTTGCAAATAATGTTTACAATAAACACAATAGCAAGTAGCAGCACTATCGTTAAACCGATAACAGCTATTGTTTTAAGTAAGATTCGAAAAAATTTTTTCATTTTTATGCACGAGGTTCATCTTTGCTCGTGCTTTCCTCCCTTACAACCGTTATTCCAGCTAGCTTACTTAGCTGTTATTGATCAGTGTAAAGGACGAAGATGTCTACTATATGACGGTAATATGAACGCAATATGAACAACAAAAAAATTTCGCTATCTCACGCATTTATTGTGTGATAAGAGGTAATTGGATAATAATGGTCGTTCCTTGTCCAAGCTTACTCTCTACTTGAATGTCTCCTTGATGCAATGATACGATTTGCTTAACGATTGCGAGACCCATTCCACTCCCATCATATTTACGACTATGTGAACGATCCGCCTTAAAAAACCGCTCAAAAATACGCTTCTGATCCTCTAAAGAAATCCCAATGCCCGAATCACTTACTCGTACTATCACATGATGAGCGTCCTGCTTCATACTGACCTCAATCATACTACCTTCATTGGAAAATTTAATACTATTAGTAAGAAGATTGGTCCATACCTGATTTAATTGGTCATAATCAGCCATTATATGAACAGCCTGTAAATGAAGATTAAACTGGATGTTGCGAGCAGACCATTGCGGCTGAATGGCAATAATTACTCGCCTAATTTGCTCATCCAGACTAAACGTCGCACATTGCATTTGCTGTGTCTTCGACTCGAGCAAACTTAGCTTTAACAGGCTATCACTCATCTTAGACATTCGCTTTGCTTCCGACATGATAATATCAAGATAGCGACTTTTCTCCTCGTCTGTAATATCTACTTGCTTCAATGCTGCTGCATAGCCTGATATGGAAGTAAGTGGTGACTGAACCTCGTGTGAGACGTTCGATACAAACTCTCTCCGCATTTGCTCCAATTGCTGTAACCCCTCCGCCATGTCCTCAAAACTTTTGGCCAAGGTACCTAGCTCCCCTGATTGTTTAATATTTAACTCGACATTGAAATCTCCACCTGCAATATGCTTTGTTGCTGTTGTCAATTTTTTTATTGGCTTGACGAGAAACCTAGCAGCCACTATAAACACGACACTGCCAATAACAAGAGCATAAGTAGCAAAATTCAATATCAATTTTATAGCAAAGGAAGTAGAAGGGAGGGAGATGGGTTCGATAAACATCGCCTTAGTCCCCATTGCAGTTTGTAGTGGCATTCCTACAAAAATAGACGAAACACCACCCGGATTAACTTGAATGACTTCCCCATCCAGTACACTTTGAACTTGTGTCATTGTTACATTGGCCAGTGGAACACCCTTTTGCTCTCCGTAGGATTTGAACTGCCCCTTTTCTTCATAAATGCGGATATAGTAGGATTCAAGCTGATGCATTTCACGAATAAATTGTTCTGCTTCATTAAATGGCAATGTCTCAAATATATGGACAATGTCCTGACCAAAATTCACTAGGGGGATTTGTAAGTTTTCATTCAATTTATCTTCAAATACCCATGTTGCCATAAAAAAGGATATAGTTGTGCCACCAATTACGGCAACTAGAAATGTTAAAACGACACGCGTATATAATGATTGAATCATTCGTTAACCTCAAGTCGGTAGCCAAGACCTCGTACTGTCTCAATCTGAAATTCAGTTGTTGCAGTGAAGCGCTCGCGCAGACGCTTAATATGTACATCGATCGTTCGATTATCGCCAGCATAATCCATTCCCCAAATTTGATCGATCAGCTGCTCTCGTGTGTAGACCTGCCCAGGTGTTTCCGCAAGCTTATATAATAATTCAAACTCCTTTAGCGGCAGCGAAATAGACTCTGTTCCATTTTTAATTTTATAGGTCTGACGATCCAGCATGATTTGACCAAGTTGAATGATCTGTGAGTAGCCAATCCTGTAGCGCTTTAGAAGAGCCCTTACTCGTACCGTCAACTCTAGTGGGTCAAAAGGCTTTGTCAAATAATCATCTGTTCCGAGCTCAAAGCCCTTCACTTTTTCCCATGTTTCCCCCCTTGCTGTTAGCATCAGTAAGGGAAGCTCAGCATTTACTTTGCGCAGCTCCTTACATAATGTCCAGCCATCCATCGTCGGCATCATAATATCCAGCACAACAAGATCGACAGGCATTGAGTGATAGATGGCTAGAGCTTCTTTGCCATCCTCGGCCTCCACTGTTGTGAACCCGTCTTTGCGCAGAAAAAGGCAAACAAGTTCACGAATATTCGCATCATCATCCGCAACAAGTATAGTCGGCATACGTTCGTTCCCCTTTTCCAATGTATTATTCACATACATTATACTATATATCTGCTTCACTTCCCTTTTACCACACACTGTTATCAATAGCTGACGTCCCAAAAATAAAAAACCCCCTTCCTCTATACGAAAAAACGATAAAGGAAGAGGATTCTATTCAAGCAATCAGCTGTGCAAACCACGCTACATAATGGGCGCCAGGAATCAATAATAGCTGTGCCACAATCGTTCCTAAAAATCTAGAGAACATCATCATAACGGAAGCTTTTTTTAATTCAAGATAACTTCCTCTCTTATTGATAACATCATCGGCCAGTATGGATATTTTAGGATCAATAAATAGAATCAAAAGTATCGTCGCTATGCCATTGATTAATCCAGATGCCATAACCGCAGTAGTCTTTAGTTCTGGTACTAACAAAGTGGCATACAAAGCAGATAAAACGCCAATGGTATAAATCGCTGTTATGACAATATTGATAACAAATAATTTCATTGGTATATCCCGTAAGCTAATACCTTTTAAATAAGTAAAATGAGGTTTATGAATGTGCTTCATACCTCGTCTTACATATTCAAACGTAAAGCCCTTTTTCAATAAAGCGGGGATTGAGCCTCTTTCCTCTGCCAAATGGACGATAGCCCTTGAAAAAATAGCTATGAAGGTTGGGATTAGTAAGATCCCTAGTAATGTTCCAAGTGATGCCGCTCCAATAATCAGTCGAAATTGGTTTTCTACATGTATCAAAGCCTGATCGGCTGGTGCTGTATCAACAAGACTTCCTGTAAATGGTTGCTGCATCATATTCGCCAGCCTCGACACCATGACCATCACATTAAAAAGAGATAAAGCCGATGCTAGTAATTTAACACGTGCCCCTGATAAACGTACGGCATAAGCAAGTGTTTCAATAGCATGAATGATTAAAATGAATAAAGCAATCATGATTAATTTATCTGTGATTAACTCCACTTCTATACCTACTCTTCGCTTTCCTACAATTTAACATTGTGACGCTTCTCCCGCAAAATAGTTCCGATTGAAAAGATCTTACCCTAAAAAGATATGGGTAAGATCTAAAAAGCGCTTCTATACAATTGTGCTACGCTGCACTTCTAAACCAAATCACAGCTGGAACATTTATCTTTGTTCAAAGATGACGCCACTTAATTTTCTAGGTGGAGAAATCACCTTATAAGGGATAATGAACTTGTCCTTTTTGTCATGCACAGCGTGACATCAACGCTAGTAAGAGTGCAGGTCTAAGATTATACGCTTATAAATACTGTTCGTATGATAATCTTAACGAATTAGTTTCCACGTATAGGCTGACATTTTGTCATTGAAGTTATAAGACGTTAAATTGAATAATTGTGCTGAACCAGTTGTGTTTGCTATCGTTACACTATTCCCTGTAAAATTACTATGCTCATAGATAGTTATTTCTGTATAAGGTTTTAATAAAATGGATGACACTTGATCATTCCATTGAGAATGTGGAAGATAAGTCAAATCTATTCCCTCTCCATCTATATGCTCAAATAAGTGTGGCTCATCAGTTGGTAGATTGCGAAAATTAGAACGTATTATCTCTTCATGTAATTTCGGATTCCATCTATCACCTATATAGTCCATAATGATCCATCCAGCTTTTGTTTCAAGATTCTTTAGATGCTCTAATCTCACTTTAGCCGCAGTAATGCTATTCAAGTAGGAAGCATAGTAATACGGACTACTCCAAGCCGTACCACCCGAAGACAAACTTGTGAAATTGATATGAATGTGATTTGGGTTATCTTTATTTAATGCTGTCTCTTTTAGCATACTATCAATTGCTGCTTTCTTTTCCTCATAGTTCACATTATATTTATCTTGTACCGTTATTTTCACATTACCATTTGTCATAGAAGTAAATGTTGCGTTATCTTTCCACGCAAAATTTTTATATCCACCAGTCATCGTACTACCAGAATATCTTCTTAAGAGTACGATTTTTCCACGAGAATCCCCTAAAGTTATATTCCCTTCTGTCTTCAAGAAAATAGAATCTCCAAAATACTTATTTTCAAAGGTTCTAGCAAATGACTCTTTTGCTCCTGGCATGGATTCATACTCTTCTTTTAGAGACATTATAATGGTTTCACTTGGATGACTTTTTAAAAATTCTTTGGCTTCATTAATAAATTGCTGGAGTGTTACATAAAGATAAACAGGTCCATGATGTAGAACAATTGTATTATCA
Encoded proteins:
- a CDS encoding CbrC family protein, which translates into the protein MTIAEEWHELRQKFHPSDPITINQMHVFKERLKQEQQTEETLRLLVEVYCLLRMYLEAYRLFTTIMNKADKKDRKKYGVLQTYINQPNLVNPLLPRKIRDQQPTQTIIPTFKYVPKPLEAKIFETGEIVVCDCCQQQVDVYYTGGIYAIEDVDYLCPSCIHSGEAAQKYDGSFQQDLMDDEQVTNPAFVQEILYRTPGYVSWQGNNWVAHCSDYCAFIGYVGWSDIVELGIEDQFDNYTGFPKDELSASLMNNGHHQGYLFQCLECDRYVLYSDFS
- a CDS encoding antibiotic biosynthesis monooxygenase family protein → METYYAVIFTSQRTKQDGEGYGKMADLIDALAQQQPGFLRVESVRNEEGKGITVSYWESLEAIQAWKDNAKHLTAQQLGQDKWYANYKVEICQMIKDYSFVK
- a CDS encoding ArsR/SmtB family transcription factor — its product is MGINPNMAEVAALLGERSRATILASMMDGRFHTASELAYMAAIKPQTASFHLAKLVEGKLIKVEKQGRHRYFQLAGEDIAQFLESFLVISPPPEVRSLKQSSQMKLLQDARTCYDHLAGKLGVQLTESMVDAGYLKLEDKQFILTDEGTLFFTTFGMDLAALKRKRRSFSPACLDWSERRYHLAGALGNGLLNQLLNLGWLTRVPSIRAIKVTEKGKRGFKEVFHLDS
- a CDS encoding DMT family transporter translates to MKNYQFIALLVVTTFLMGSSFAIVKLGLPYSSPLLLAALRFMLAGILMVIVVMIFKRPHPTSKREWLKLCIIGAFQTAGVMGCIFLSLRTITASESSILTFTNPLLVVIFATIFTKVRYRFYQWIGVVLGLIGVIITMGAQVELKIGLLFGLLSAVFWAIATLLVKTWGMFFDTWVLSAYQMLFGGLLLLLGSVVLEQPYFIVNPQSLLILLWLSIFSSIIQFAGWYYLLQNSDPGKTSAYLFLAPFFGVLTGWVVLDETLHESLVVGGLFIISGIYLVNRTFSRIKG
- a CDS encoding alpha/beta hydrolase, producing the protein MKKFFRILLKTIAVIGLTIVLLLAIVFIVNIICNKIEQGKIEHYGQLITVNEGKMNVTIQGKGAETIVLLPGFGTAAPTLDFKPLIEELTPHYRVVSIEPFGYGLSDDTDKERSTDNIVSEIHEALQALKIDRYMLMGHSIAGIYGLDYVNQYPNEVTAFVGIDSSVPTQDGMDTKFPIKSLQLLKKTGIARVLIKFSDDPYAGLSYDDDTKEQIRMITNKNFYNTSTSNELTNIEMNFTAAKNVTFPKDLPLLLFVQAKSEGIEKNWIPLHEEQVKNSVHGKVITLDGDHYLHHTRSQEIVENLKEFMDN
- a CDS encoding sensor histidine kinase; this encodes MIQSLYTRVVLTFLVAVIGGTTISFFMATWVFEDKLNENLQIPLVNFGQDIVHIFETLPFNEAEQFIREMHQLESYYIRIYEEKGQFKSYGEQKGVPLANVTMTQVQSVLDGEVIQVNPGGVSSIFVGMPLQTAMGTKAMFIEPISLPSTSFAIKLILNFATYALVIGSVVFIVAARFLVKPIKKLTTATKHIAGGDFNVELNIKQSGELGTLAKSFEDMAEGLQQLEQMRREFVSNVSHEVQSPLTSISGYAAALKQVDITDEEKSRYLDIIMSEAKRMSKMSDSLLKLSLLESKTQQMQCATFSLDEQIRRVIIAIQPQWSARNIQFNLHLQAVHIMADYDQLNQVWTNLLTNSIKFSNEGSMIEVSMKQDAHHVIVRVSDSGIGISLEDQKRIFERFFKADRSHSRKYDGSGMGLAIVKQIVSLHQGDIQVESKLGQGTTIIIQLPLITQ
- a CDS encoding response regulator transcription factor, translated to MPTILVADDDANIRELVCLFLRKDGFTTVEAEDGKEALAIYHSMPVDLVVLDIMMPTMDGWTLCKELRKVNAELPLLMLTARGETWEKVKGFELGTDDYLTKPFDPLELTVRVRALLKRYRIGYSQIIQLGQIMLDRQTYKIKNGTESISLPLKEFELLYKLAETPGQVYTREQLIDQIWGMDYAGDNRTIDVHIKRLRERFTATTEFQIETVRGLGYRLEVNE
- a CDS encoding lipid II flippase Amj family protein codes for the protein MIALFILIIHAIETLAYAVRLSGARVKLLASALSLFNVMVMVSRLANMMQQPFTGSLVDTAPADQALIHVENQFRLIIGAASLGTLLGILLIPTFIAIFSRAIVHLAEERGSIPALLKKGFTFEYVRRGMKHIHKPHFTYLKGISLRDIPMKLFVINIVITAIYTIGVLSALYATLLVPELKTTAVMASGLINGIATILLILFIDPKISILADDVINKRGSYLELKKASVMMMFSRFLGTIVAQLLLIPGAHYVAWFAQLIA